aaacttcCCCAGAAGCCCCAGCACATTTGTCATTATCCTTGCCCAGAATACCCTTGCCTAATTCAATCAGACAGCAAGAGGCATGAGACCATCAAGATCCTCCCTTTCGAAGTTCGATTCCAGACTTCCTGGAAGAATCTACAAATTGTCGGGTCATGTTAGCAAGTAGCAAGTACACAAGCAAGGCGATGGCTGTTGGGTAAAGCAACCAAGGAGGTCAACTCAGAAGAGTCAAGGTAAGGAATGCTGGTCACAGGAGCACCTGAGACACTTAACAATGCCTGAGGTTTAAGCTGAGCGGGAGTGATTCCCACCAAAAGGCCAGCCTGGGAAGGTTTCCTGTGGTTTCCTGTTGAGCCAGGGTGTGTATACAGGTGGTGTGTCTCAGACTCTGAGCCCCAGAACACACTGAGTCTGAATATACAAATAGTGGCACACCTACAACATATCCCTCTGACCCACGATCTCTGCAGCAATAGGTCCAAATCAGTCAAGCCTTGGTCACTACTGAGGAgcaaccagagaaagccaaatatgcttCCCTAAACAACCAGAGGACGACCCGCCTCTAGTTAGCCGGCCTCCAACTTGGGCACCGCTGCAGCCTGTCCTGTTTGTGGCTGTCCCTGTGTCCTACCTTTGCTCCCCCATCAGGGGGTCTTCGTTTACTTCCACATTGGCTCCAGGAGCCAGAAAGGCCCAAGAGGGAAGGATCAGACCAAGCACAGTTTGGACACGAATCTCGTTCTCCACGTGCTTCGTAATGTCTGCAGCTGTGGCGTCGCTTCGGTGGCCGGATGAGGAGAATCAGAGCCGCCCATTGACTCTTGTCCACGGGGACAGGCGAGGTAAGGAGCAGGGCCAAAGAAACTCAGCCGACCGGACCACTGCCTGAGCCTGTGTCACGGAGGAAGCGGAGCCTCGGGGACACCAGGTGACACCCTCCCTCCCGCACACACCGACGCCCTCGACGCCGCCGCTGCGGGGAGAAACGGCCAAAGTCGCGCGGGGAAGGACGCCCGCCGCGCGGCTCTCCGGCTCTCGCCGCTCGCTGGGCCAAGGCGTTCATTTCGGCCGCGCGGGGAAGCGCCGCCGTTGCGTCGCGCGCCAGGTGAGTGAGGCGCGCGGGGCCCGCGCGGACCCTCGGCTGTTCGCCGGGTGCAGCGGGTTGGATTACCTGGCCGAAGGGATCTTGGCCCCGGCCGAGGAGGGAGCGGGGCTGGCCGGGGACCCTCCCGCAGGGACGGGCAGGCGCCTGTAGGATTCCAGCCGCTCCGGCCTCACGAACCGGCAGGGTGTCAGGGCCCCTCCAGCAGCAGAGCCAGGCTCGGTCTCATCATGTAGGGTGCAGGCCGGAGCGGGGGCTGCTCTGCTTGACGATCTCTGGCCCCAGAGGAGACCCTGGGTAGAGGGCTGCACTATCTAGACAGCATCCAGCTGGTGTTGAGGATTTCAGGCTGGCGTATGGTGATCTGGGACCTCCTACCCAGTTCtgacctctcctctcctctcctctgttcctttctcagtTTAATTACACTGCCCACCCCTAGGAATTACTCTGTGCAGGAGGTGGTAGCCAAGAGCCTCCTGGCAGCCGCCCAGGCAAGTACCCCTTGTGGATGAAAAGGGATTCTAATGACGCCCTACGGAGAATCCCCGGAGTGGGCACTCAAGCCCTAGGCTGAGACGGTTCTTGCTTCAcgtaggaaagaattcaaacgtgagctgatacagagtttaaagtaaaagtaagtttatttagcagagaataaaggaaaggcCACCCCACAGACAGAGTGGCAGCGTCTAATCACTGGTGAAAGAGAGACCCCCTCCATCTGCCCGGTGAGGGGATACATGTGTTTCTTCTTTCTACGGAAAATTTCCTGGTATGGGGAATTTCTGCAAGGACAAGAAGAATATGGGCtggtttatctttaacttttgtaagGTACAGTCTGTGTAATAACTTTAATTATTGAATTGCCATTATGATGGAATCTCTGCTCAACTGCCTTCAGATAGTCTGTTCTGTGTGATTGATTAatgtctgcctgagttctgtgtcttggagcatgtaggcagcaggcttggaaAATGTAATCTAAGTTCTTTGACCAGGGCATTTCCAAATAAATGGGGGCTGTCCCAGAAGCCCTGGGGTAGGCTGTCCAAGTGTATTGGGATGTGCCTTGAGAGTTGAGATCAATCCATTCAAATGCCAATAATTACTGGCTCTCAGGATGTAGAGGGATGTAGAAAAAGGCATTGTTGAGATCTAGGACTGTAAACCACTGGGAATTCTTTGGTGTTTGAGTCAGAGGCTATAGGGACTGAATGAATTGGTACTACAGCCTCATGTATTGCTCTCAATTCTTGGACAAACCTGTACTCTCCTTTAGGTCTTTTTTACGGTAAAATAGAGAAATTGCAAGGTGACTGGCAAGGCTTTAGTAGtccatatttaaaattgttttctaacaATGGTTGTATACTCTGTTGTACCTCAATGTTGAGTGGGTACTGTTTCCTGTGGGGATTGTTAGTCTCaggttttcattgtattttaatagGAGTGGCATTAATAGCTATTCCAGGGCCTTCTGTGGCCCTAACCTTAGGATTGACCTGTGAGCTAATATTGGGAGGTACTGATGGTAAAGGATCTTGTAAGCAGAATGGAGACCCAGAAATTCAGACGAAGATGGGAGTGCTAAGATGGATAGTAGCTTGTATAATAAATGCTGTAATAAATCTCATCGTAGTAGTGGGATTGGGCACTGTGGCATGAGCAAAAATTGATGGGTGAATATGTGATCTCCTGAAATACAATTAAGAGTCGTGAATCTCTGTCTTAGGCTTGCCATCAACCCTAGCACTTAGACAAGTTCTGGGGGACATAGGCCCAGTAAACTGGATTAGAACAAAGTAAGCGGCTCCCGTAACAAGAAAGAATTTAACGATCCTACCTGCCCCGTCAAAGGTTACCCTAGGCTCTTCAGTTGTAATGGAGACTTGTTCCCTAGGAGCTAGTGGAGGGCTCGAGCCCTGTCAGTCGCTTTCCCTTCTGGCCAGGATCAGCTTGGGAGTCCCCATCTTCCTTCGGAGTTGGGGGGAGTCCTGTCACCAGTGTCCTTTGTGTTTGCACAGGGGACGGGGCCTGCGAGGTTGTTTCTATTGTCTCAGCTGTGAGCAGTTTCTACTCATGTCCTTCAGAACCACAGTGGTTACAGCAGTTGTTGTTAGGAGCCTTGTGAGGGAGTGAGCGCAGTTGTCCCCAAGCATTGGGATTAGGCCTCTTAACTCCAAAATGGAGTTTTCCCTGTGGTGGCAGGGGCTTACGACTGTGGTCAacatcttttctctatttctctattttctctatttctctggatttttttccacttcatcTGCTCTAtcccgatttttttttttaaagattttattggggaagggggggaacaggactttattggggaacagtgtgtacttctaggacttttttttcaagtcaagttgttgtcctctcagtcttagttgaagagggcgcagctcagctcaggtccagttgtcgttgctatttgcagggggcacagcccaccataccttgcaggagtcgaacaggcaaccttgtggttgagaggacacgctccaaccaactgagccatctgggagctcagtggcagctcagctcaaggtgccgagtTCAAGCTTAGTTGCGTGGGGGCGgagcacaccatcccttgcgggactcgaggagttgaaccggaaaccttgttgtagagcccactggcccatgtgggaatcgaaccggcagcctttggagttaggaacatggcgctccaaccgcctgagccaccgggccggccctctatCCCTATTTTTATAGACATAAAAGGCCATGTCCAAAAGCTGGTTCATAGGAGTTTGAAGTCCCAGAGCAGACTTCTGTAATATTCTCCTTATATCAGGGGCTAACTGTGACATGAAATGAGTCCCTAATAATATTTGTCCCTCTGGTGTTGTGGGGTCTGTGTTGCTATATTTTCTAAGAACTTCCATTAAATGGCTTTGAAATAAGGCAGGGTTTTCATCCTTCCCTTGGGCGACCTCCCTGATTTTCTGACATAATTAACAGtcttaataatacattttttcatCCCCTCTATAGTTCAagttatcatatgatttttacacTCTATGTCCTGAATCCTCCCTCTGGTAGTTCCAGTGGGGGTCCCGGTCTGGTATTCCATCTCCCCCTGTTGGGTAAATGTTGTGGTCCTCATTGCAGGGTGCAACGTTGTCTGCGTGCCCCCTCATGTCACCaataattctttgatttttttcttcttctacagAACAACATGTAGATAGCAAAATCTGCAAGTCTTGCCAAGTTAAATCAGAAGTCATAGTAAGCTTTTCAAATTCATCAGTAACTTTGCTAGGGTTTTCAGAGAATCTGCCACACTTCTCTTTGCAAGGCTGAGTATGACATAGAAAATGGAATATGTACTCTTACTGTTCTCCCGTCAGCATTCGCAACTTCCCTGAGAGGGCATACCTTATTGTGGGGAGGTTGATAGGAGGCCCCACTTTGGGTGGTGCTAGCCAGGCTAGTTTCCTCAGGGAGTGGTGGGTACAGAGGAGAGCCCCGGctagtggggtggggaggaggactcCCAGGAGTCGTGAAGAACAACATGAGGTTGTCATCTCACTAGGCCCCTCCCCCAGAGTGTGAGGGTGAGGGAGAATAGTTTCTGATAGTTCTGAGGTCTTCTGGGAGGGGCTCCTGTTACTGGGTCATCTAATAGCTCCTAATGGCTCAGTCTTAATGTGAGCTAGGCACATTTTACAACTGTTCCAGAGGGCCAGGTCTTGGTAAAGATGCCTGAACGTAGggtatttcttcccatttttcctgtcttttgcAAAGGAGATATAAATGCAAAATAGTATAATGGCTTCATGAACTATTTTTTTTGGCCAGACCTCTTGATCACTGAGCTCATATTGAGGCAAGGCAGTATTGCAAaagattgatttctttttctttatcaagtTTGAGGGCATTCCAATGGGCTAAAGGCAACCCAGCAGGGTGTTTTTAGGAATTCTGGGCACCCCAGCCTTGCCTGGGACTGAGGAAAGAGCTTTGGGTAGAAAGAAGTCAAGTTTTCCAGGTATGGACAGAGTGGtagtaataaaggaaaataaaggaaaagatggtGGTCAACTGAGGACCGAGGGAAATGACTGCCTAAATAGTGTCGTAAGAGACACCCTAAGGTTGGAAATTAGAGGGGGCAGAGCAGTAGAAGGGCCATATGCAAAGGTAACAAGTAGTTTGCAAGCAAAGTGGCCGGGGAATGGAGGTGAAGGAATGTGGCAAGACAATCGAGCCCGAAAGCTGAAGTGTGAACCTGGTGGGGTCCAATGTGCATGGGAATATGAAGAGGTTACGCTTAGATCAAGAGAAGAATTGTGAGactaaataaaaggaaagtgcTCTCCCAAAGGGTGTATAGCTTATTATGTGATTGTGTGGCACGGAGATTGTGTTTTCAGTGTTCCTTGTTGCACGGACATTTCCTTGCAGTGGGCAGGGAGCCTAGTGCCAATCTACCATGACGGACTTACCTGTCATGGGAGTCTTCAAGTGGCAAGCAACCTACTAGCTTTTCAATTCTCAACCATGCGCACGGGATGCAGCAGTTTTCttccaggaggaagagagaaaaagaaagggacagaaaagtcTAGCTCTTCAGGGAAGAGCTACCTTAATAGTCTCGCCCTGTGCAGGATTGACAGGCCAACAGTCTGAAGCATTTGGAGGCAGCCAAGCGGAAGTCCAAGGGAAACAGCTCTCATAGATTGTTTTGGCATTCCAGAACCAATTGGGAAAATGAGAGGAAGAGGGACCCCTCTGAGCAGCATCTCAACGGGTTTGAAGGGAGGTCCTGAGCCCTTTTGCTGGGTACTTGAATATACGAAAGGACAGGGGAGGAGAATTAAAGGTCAAGAGGGAGGGATTAAGGGATCCCTGAGGCTCACTCATCCATCCTTATGGCCGACAGGTGCAGCACAGTCTTAATTTGGGGTCCAGGTGATGGTCCTGGGGTCCCAGTCAATCCTCTCCTACAGAGGAGAGGACAAATCCCAtcgtggttgccagaggtgaTGCCGGCGAGGCAAATCCCCAGAGTGGGCACTCAAGCCCTGGGCTAAGAAGGTTCTTGGTTTCAcgtaggaaagaattcaaacgtGCGCCGATACAGactttaaagtaaaagtaagtttatttagcagagattAAGTAAAATTGAAAGGCCAGCCCACAGACAGAGTGGCAGTCTCTGATCTCTAGTGAAAGAGAGTCCCCATCTGCCTGCCAGGCTAGGATTTATCTGTGTTTCTTGTTTCCACGGAAAACTTCTTGCTATGGGGAACTTCAGTTTTGTAAGGCACAACCTGGGGCTTGTTTGTAATAGCTTCATTGTGGAATGGCCATTGCAATGGAATCTGTGTAACAGTCTTCGGATGATCTGTTCTGTGAGATTGATTAATGTcttcctgagttctgtgtcttGGAGCAGCACGCTTGGAATTCTTAGTTCTTTATTCTGTAAAAATAGTCCTTATGCCCCTTCCCTATCTTACTATGAGaagtcacctcacagggtgatctggcCATGCTTTCCTAACTGGGCAGCTCATGGtggggtagtcatgccccaggcatacaGTTTCTTCAggaaaaggtttatctttgccttaagcagccCTGTCCCTGGTTTCTATACCTCTagattaacacacctttgaaataaccaccctcaagagagcacataatcttgttaccTATCCTGCAACCCGATCCtgcctccatgtaatcttccttaattCCTAATGAGTAAAAGAAGCTACAAAGTCATTTATGGGAAACATTTCTTCAGTCTTGAAATTTTGCTTCCATGTGGATCCTCTGttttctcaaataaattattataaaaattctctacatgtTTGCATGTCCTTACATCAGAACCCTGTACCACAGGGGACACCCAAGCCTGAGAAGATGGCCACATATTCTTCCACTGGTATGTGAACTTTGAACTCAGTTTGAAGAGAAAGTGTATTTTTTACAAGTGAACAATGAATTAGTGGTAGTCCAGGCACAGCAACCGGCATTGGCAAACACTGGTCCACGGTGTTGCAGGCCTACATTGGTTGTGTGTGCTGATGCCCCAAGTTAGGTGCTGGGTGAgagaaagtgctgaaaaggtgaGCAGGACTGGAGATAGGGAGAATAGGGACAGGAAGCTGTGTTGTGTGTGAGGGTTTGCAGTTGGATTTCAAATAGCTTTAGGGAGTACAATCATCTGGCTGTGGAAATAACTCAGTGCAAGGGACTAGAGTGCCGAAGGATGAAAATTTCTGAGGGGACTCTGAGTCTCCATATCTAGTGAGGACCAGTAAGGTCACAGTGAAACCAGAGGGCAACTGAATccagggctcgtgctgcctgcgctGCTCAGCCAATAGTCAGGAGTTGGGCTGTAGGATAAGCGTTTATTGTCAGAGCACCAgtgatctgagaaggcagcaggttaacaccttcaaaaactgccttaacattctcagacctgCAGAGGGTATTTAAGGGACAATCTGGGCATCACTCCAGAGGTTATGTGAAAGTTTCGgaggtctgcatggagccttccttcTGGCTACAGGGTGGGTGTTCCCAACCCTCGCTCTTGGATGCCTCCAGACAAGCAAGGAGAGGATCAGAGGATGGAAATGGAAACAGGCAGTAGGAGATGGCCCAGGGATGCGCTGGAGCATCAGAACAAAAGAGCATCATCTAGAGTTCTGGCCAGCCTTCTTTGGTGTGGTGtacatgtgtgcgtgtgcgtgcgtgcacactCAGAAGTGAGCTGTCGGGAGAGGGTGGGCAAGGGGGGACTGGGAGTGTCATTCCCTCACTCAGCTGTGAGGAGCAGGGGCACCAGTAAGGGGGGGAGAACTGGGATGCAGGAGTTGCCTTCACCAGAAGGAAACCCCTGAGAAATTGAAGGGAGCCACTTGGGAGGGTGTGGGCTTGGAAAGTGGAGGAGTCCAGGGCCACTGATTGGAGTGAACTAAGAGGCAGGTCTGCACAGAAGGGGTAATGGAGGCAGGCGCTGGAAGAGGGCGTGAAAGCGAGGACATGCAGCTTAGGGGGGATAGAGATAGACTGCAAGTCGGTGTCCTTGCAGCCTCATACCACCTGGGACTCAAACCAGCAGGGGCAGGCAAAGAGGGCAGCTGGTGGCATGGGGCAGAGTGTGCAGAGCACCCAAGTGAGAGAGGCTGAGAAGTGGGCTCCAGGTGGAGGATGATAGGAAAGACAGCTGGGCAGGGCTAGACCTGAGGGGCGCTGAGATGACAGTGTGTGGGGGCCCAGGGGCTGCAGAGCCCCAGCTTCCTACTCCCACCTCATGAGTTACTTTTTGActtaagctttctttcttttttaagttattttttaaattagtaagtatactatattatattagtttcaggtatacaacgcagtggttagacttttatatacCTTAAAAGTGATCCCCTCCGATAAGTCCAGTCCCCCCGCCAccatacataccatgtttccctgaaaataagacctagccagaccatcagctctaatgcgtcttttggagcaaaaattagtataagatctggtattatattacatttactataatatactatattatattatactgtattatattatactatataagactcggccttatagtatagtaaaataagactggctaggtcttattttcggggaaacacagtagttattacagtattgactatattccctgtgctgtgctttatAGCCCTGTGACTGATTTCAAAATGGGCAATTTGTGCTTTTTGATCCCATCATCTTTTCACCGAgtcccccaaacctcctcccatatggcaaccatcaatttgttctctgtatctatgagtttgtttctagtttgatttgtttattttgtttttttagattccacatgtaagtgaggtcatgtggtgtttgtctttctctgacttacttcacttagtataataccctctaggtccatccatgttgtttcaaacagcaagattctttttttatagctgagtaatattctgttgtgtatatgtgccacatcttctttatccagtcgtctatcgaTGAACACCTAGGttgttgcttctatatcttggctgttgaaaacaatgctgcagtgaacataggcttgtgtatatcttttcaaattagtgttttcgatttctttggataaatgcccagaagttgAATTACctggttataaggtagttctgcttttaattttttgaggaatccccatactgttttccatagtgtctgaaccaatgtgcaatcccactaacactgcacgagggttcccttttctccacatcctcactgacaCTTGTCGATTTATTGATAATAGATATTCTGAGAAGTGTGAGATGATACCTCAtttttcccagcactgtttattgaagagattatctctaccccaatgtatattcttgcctcctgtcattgattaattgaccatataggcatgggtttgtttctgggctctctcttctgttatTCTGCCCCAGGCAGTGGGGTAGCTTTCTGGTGCCTCCAAGATGTCTTGATGGGGGTGCGCCTGGGATGACACCCCCTTGTGAATTGTCCTCAGCTGTTCTCCTGGGGATTCTCATATCCTCCTTGTCCCCGTCCCCCACACAATTTTGGAAAGCAGCTGATGTGTCGTTGTGAGAAGTTTAATTGTGCAAGTTTTTGATACCAGCTCATATTTCACTGG
The DNA window shown above is from Rhinolophus ferrumequinum isolate MPI-CBG mRhiFer1 chromosome 15, mRhiFer1_v1.p, whole genome shotgun sequence and carries:
- the LOC117035460 gene encoding zinc finger protein 41-like; translated protein: MSAAVASLRWPDEENQSRPLTLVHGDRRAEPRGHQVTPSLPHTPTPSTPPLRGETAKVARGRTPAARLSGSRRSLGQGVHFGRAGKRRRCVARQPPVSFKDVVVTFTREEWGQLDPAQRTLYITITLETCDHLLSLDDQVPLTRASAFQTRCDLLAGAV